From a single Drosophila sulfurigaster albostrigata strain 15112-1811.04 chromosome 3, ASM2355843v2, whole genome shotgun sequence genomic region:
- the LOC133846499 gene encoding prominin-like protein isoform X3 — protein sequence MTADYLKPKATRHKKSAVKRRHRQIAYLAICSLSVIIFGFALATLIRPTHAADADGTGMVWREGYEGFGTTHEQNHLPHYPHPEYTPYKHTTNYTKSPKYFTEAMDPVYNFTHLVFDKFFVRKTALPPGYIVVKDQDSLALGPKVDENDWRDLLQHYWIVLIFVFIMLLLVIIVPFIAVCYCCFCCCRNCKEGCPPCDSEKDGRKRCCYGLMMLLLIIGLLFGVIIAFVTNKMLDSGFEDTSNTLRRASDDTCTFLKDVSEHIHHLFVKNYEEMETNLNDILKNVPRHIYLDLMDTSELNLLYELQRIFNNTKQAVTLLTTLQKLDKELRFNTAQLRDLLRGAKLNVNHACTVLCGNRECLQFLKNTQIEFLDNSRCLHLDNMPNSTTYLLAMRDILTMDTANVTTAGIKRVEEIEKHIKRSIEPLTPRITSDIRKGQEQFLHQANSIRNIIDSVLMNIHTNTLKSTRTFDDVYERFGVDRSFVSVAVCVFLLVILFVLVISLVCGCCGRRRRGYRDDCCSKGTGATCLLFAILLIFCVFSVTVLVGLFYFILGMTTYTGACAPLRDQEKNDLFRQIDSVIDLNRYLPHSERVTETPLPPLRISNAIKACHADESIFELMQKNNLYDINELERIKVLRDPPENKVPIFRADYSNFSVFTKAEREELQSAANSNMSRYKGAIFLSHICKTLTPVDLPTMANQLRQLRSSLWSQWGIYDWARTALENEAFNLEKIYDEFYNKIITGVTKITETVAQIDKLILYNNLPYGESIYSLLEATSHSEKFLKERGQRFVNALIDNATLTVEGQIESYVQMLIAECSTNVGKCAPLAYIFDRSVDHICKRIVDPMNGFWVGVLLCGVLFLPVLFVAHRLLCLYKKIDPYSAPAVGIVEGGSDYLYDAYSEREREHEHVPLANVPKKRRKAYERRREQQDYYEDASPGVSRSRGGGGMANGGGDAAGGSNMRYNDVAPTAKVVAILDTRPKALAADGFF from the exons aTGACAGCCGATTACCTCAAGCCAAAGGCGACACGCCACAAAAAAAGCGCCGTTAAGCGACGCCATCGGCAAATTGCCTATCTAGCCATATGCAGTCTCAGCGTGATAATATTCGGCTTTGCCTTGGCCACATTAATCAGGCCAACTCACGCAGCTGATGCCGATGGTACGGGAATGGTGTGGCGCGAGGGTTACGAGGGTTTTGGCACCACCCATGAGCAGAATCATCTGCCGCATTATCCCCATCCGGAGTACACaccatacaaacacacaaccaACTATACCAAATCACCAAAATACTTCACCGAGGCCATGGACCCGGTCTACAATTTCACGCACTTGGTGTTTGACAAATTTTTCGTGCGCAAAACAGCTTTGCCACCAG GCTACATTGTGGTCAAAGACCAGGACTCACTTGCTCTTGGCCCCAAAGTGGATGAGAATGATTGGCGTGATCTCTTGCAGCACTATTGGATCGTGCTCATCTTTGTGTTCATTATGCTGCTGCTCGTAATTATCGTACCCTTCATAGC TGTATGCtattgctgcttttgctgctgtcgaaACTGCAAAGAAGGTTGTCCACCCTGCGATAGTGAAAAGGATGGACGAAAACGCTGTTGTTATGGactgatgatgctgctgctcatcaTTGGACTGCT tttTGGCGTCATCATTGCCTTTGTGACCAATAAGATGCTGGACAGCGGCTTTGAGGACACCAGCAACACACTGCGACGTGCTAGCGATGACACCTGCACCTTCCTCAAGGATGTGTCCGAACACATACATCATTTGTTCGTTAAGAATTATGAGGAAATGGAGACCAATCTGAATGACATTTTGAAAA ATGTACCCCGGCACATTTATTTGGACCTAATGGATACCTCGGAATTGAATTTGCTGTATGAATTGCAGCGCATATTTAACAACACAAAGCAAGCTGTCACATTATTAACTACTCTACAGAAATTGGACAAGGAACTGCGCTTCAATACCGCTCAACTGCGAGACT TATTGCGCGGAGCAAAACTTAATGTGAACCATGCTTGTACTGTGCTCTGTGGCAATCGGGAGTGTTTGCAGTTCTTGAAGAACACTCAAATCGAATTTCTGGACAACTCCAGATGTCTGCACCTGGACAAT ATGCCAAACAGCACAACTTATTTGCTGGCAATGCGAGATATTCTTACAATGGATACGGCTAATGTGACCACAGCTGGCATCAAGCGTGTCGAAGAGATTGAAAAACATATCAAGCGATCCATCGAACCGCTGACACCCAGAATCACTTCGGATATACGCAAGGGACAAGAACAGTTCCTACACCAGGCGAACTCTATACGCAACATTATTGATTCCGTGCTCATGAATATTCATACGAATACCCTTAAATCGACCAGGACATTCGATGATGTCTATGAGAGATTTGGTGTGGATCGCAGCTTTGTCAGCGTTGCTGTTTGCGTGTTTCTGCTAGTG ATATTGTTTGTGCTCGTTATTTCGCTGGTCTGCGGCTGCTGTGGACGACGTCGACGTGGCTATCGCGATGACTGCTGCAGCAAGGGAACGGGCGCCACTTGCCTCTTATT TGCTATTTTGTTGATATTCTGCGTATTCTCCGTCACCGTGCTCGTTGGACTTTTCTACTTCATTCTGGGCATGACAACCTACACGGGTGCCTGTGCACCGCTGCGCGATCAGGAGAAGAACGACCTCTTCCGTCAGATCGATTCAGTGATTGATCTTAATCGTTATTTGCCACACAGTGAACGTGTGACGGAGACGCCACTGCCGCCGCTTCGCATCTCCAATGCCATTAAAGCTTGTCACGCCGACGAATCCATATTTGAGCTGATGCAAAAGAATAATCTCTACGACATTAATGAGTTGGAGCGCATTAAGGTGCTGCGTGATCCGCCAGAAAACAAAGTGCCCATCTTCAGGGCGGACTATAGTAACTTTAGTGTCTTCACCAAGGCGGAGAGAGAAGAATTGCAATCCGCGGCCAATAGCAACATGTCGCGCTACAAAGGAGCTATATTCCTTTCGCACATTTGCAAGACATTAACACCCGTCGATCTGCCGACAATGGCCAATCAACTGAGGCAACTGCGTTCAAGTCTGTGGAGTCAATGGGGCATTTATGATTGGGCCAGAACGGCGCTGGAGAATGAGGCCTTCAATCTAGAGAAAATCTATGATGAGTTCTACAATAAGATCATCACAGGCGTGACGAAAATAACTGAAACAGTAGCTCAAATCGATAAGCTAATATTGTACAACAATTTGCCATATGGCGAATCGATTTACTCGCTGCTCGAGGCAACAAGTCATTCTGAGAAGTTCTTAAAGGAGCGCGGTCAGCGATTTGTGAATGCCCTGATTGATAATGCAACCCTAACGGTCGAGGGTCAAATCGAATCATATGTCCAAATGCTAATTGCAGAGTGCAGCACAAACGTTGGCAAATGCGCACCATTAGCTTACATTTTCGATCGCAGTGTCGATCACATTTGCAAACGCATCGTCGATCCAATG AATGGTTTCTGGGTGGGCGTGTTGCTCTGTGGCGTGCTCTTCCTGCCTGTGCTCTTTGTGGCTCatcgtttgctttgcttgtaCAAGAAGATCGATCCGTATTCGGCGCCAGCTGTGGGCATTGTTGAGGGCGG cagcGACTACTTGTATGACGCCTATAGCGAGCGTGAGCGCGAACACGAGCATGTGCCATTGGCCAA TGTGCCAAAGAAGCGTCGCAAAGCTTATGAGCGCCGACGGGAGCAACAGGATTACTATGAGGACGCATCGCCGGGCGTGTCACGTTCccgcggtggcggtggcatgGCCAATGGCGGTGGCGATGCTGccggtggcagcaacatgcGCTACAACGATGTGGCACCCAC cgcTAAAGTTGTGGCTATACTAGATACACGGCCAAAAGCACTGGCGGCAGATGGTTTCTTTTAG
- the LOC133846499 gene encoding prominin-like protein isoform X5, producing MTADYLKPKATRHKKSAVKRRHRQIAYLAICSLSVIIFGFALATLIRPTHAADADGTGMVWREGYEGFGTTHEQNHLPHYPHPEYTPYKHTTNYTKSPKYFTEAMDPVYNFTHLVFDKFFVRKTALPPGYIVVKDQDSLALGPKVDENDWRDLLQHYWIVLIFVFIMLLLVIIVPFIAVCYCCFCCCRNCKEGCPPCDSEKDGRKRCCYGLMMLLLIIGLLFGVIIAFVTNKMLDSGFEDTSNTLRRASDDTCTFLKDVSEHIHHLFVKNYEEMETNLNDILKNVPRHIYLDLMDTSELNLLYELQRIFNNTKQAVTLLTTLQKLDKELRFNTAQLRDLLRGAKLNVNHACTVLCGNRECLQFLKNTQIEFLDNSRCLHLDNMPNSTTYLLAMRDILTMDTANVTTAGIKRVEEIEKHIKRSIEPLTPRITSDIRKGQEQFLHQANSIRNIIDSVLMNIHTNTLKSTRTFDDVYERFGVDRSFVSVAVCVFLLVILFVLVISLVCGCCGRRRRGYRDDCCSKGTGATCLLFAILLIFCVFSVTVLVGLFYFILGMTTYTGACAPLRDQEKNDLFRQIDSVIDLNRYLPHSERVTETPLPPLRISNAIKACHADESIFELMQKNNLYDINELERIKVLRDPPENKVPIFRADYSNFSVFTKAEREELQSAANSNMSRYKGAIFLSHICKTLTPVDLPTMANQLRQLRSSLWSQWGIYDWARTALENEAFNLEKIYDEFYNKIITGVTKITETVAQIDKLILYNNLPYGESIYSLLEATSHSEKFLKERGQRFVNALIDNATLTVEGQIESYVQMLIAECSTNVGKCAPLAYIFDRSVDHICKRIVDPMNGFWVGVLLCGVLFLPVLFVAHRLLCLYKKIDPYSAPAVGIVEGGCPTCTGAITIRPTTAVRSFIGQATEFSVRNETGQHINSGVGGVGGGGGGNTGAFILLLTDEGTESTTDSSENSKRKQD from the exons aTGACAGCCGATTACCTCAAGCCAAAGGCGACACGCCACAAAAAAAGCGCCGTTAAGCGACGCCATCGGCAAATTGCCTATCTAGCCATATGCAGTCTCAGCGTGATAATATTCGGCTTTGCCTTGGCCACATTAATCAGGCCAACTCACGCAGCTGATGCCGATGGTACGGGAATGGTGTGGCGCGAGGGTTACGAGGGTTTTGGCACCACCCATGAGCAGAATCATCTGCCGCATTATCCCCATCCGGAGTACACaccatacaaacacacaaccaACTATACCAAATCACCAAAATACTTCACCGAGGCCATGGACCCGGTCTACAATTTCACGCACTTGGTGTTTGACAAATTTTTCGTGCGCAAAACAGCTTTGCCACCAG GCTACATTGTGGTCAAAGACCAGGACTCACTTGCTCTTGGCCCCAAAGTGGATGAGAATGATTGGCGTGATCTCTTGCAGCACTATTGGATCGTGCTCATCTTTGTGTTCATTATGCTGCTGCTCGTAATTATCGTACCCTTCATAGC TGTATGCtattgctgcttttgctgctgtcgaaACTGCAAAGAAGGTTGTCCACCCTGCGATAGTGAAAAGGATGGACGAAAACGCTGTTGTTATGGactgatgatgctgctgctcatcaTTGGACTGCT tttTGGCGTCATCATTGCCTTTGTGACCAATAAGATGCTGGACAGCGGCTTTGAGGACACCAGCAACACACTGCGACGTGCTAGCGATGACACCTGCACCTTCCTCAAGGATGTGTCCGAACACATACATCATTTGTTCGTTAAGAATTATGAGGAAATGGAGACCAATCTGAATGACATTTTGAAAA ATGTACCCCGGCACATTTATTTGGACCTAATGGATACCTCGGAATTGAATTTGCTGTATGAATTGCAGCGCATATTTAACAACACAAAGCAAGCTGTCACATTATTAACTACTCTACAGAAATTGGACAAGGAACTGCGCTTCAATACCGCTCAACTGCGAGACT TATTGCGCGGAGCAAAACTTAATGTGAACCATGCTTGTACTGTGCTCTGTGGCAATCGGGAGTGTTTGCAGTTCTTGAAGAACACTCAAATCGAATTTCTGGACAACTCCAGATGTCTGCACCTGGACAAT ATGCCAAACAGCACAACTTATTTGCTGGCAATGCGAGATATTCTTACAATGGATACGGCTAATGTGACCACAGCTGGCATCAAGCGTGTCGAAGAGATTGAAAAACATATCAAGCGATCCATCGAACCGCTGACACCCAGAATCACTTCGGATATACGCAAGGGACAAGAACAGTTCCTACACCAGGCGAACTCTATACGCAACATTATTGATTCCGTGCTCATGAATATTCATACGAATACCCTTAAATCGACCAGGACATTCGATGATGTCTATGAGAGATTTGGTGTGGATCGCAGCTTTGTCAGCGTTGCTGTTTGCGTGTTTCTGCTAGTG ATATTGTTTGTGCTCGTTATTTCGCTGGTCTGCGGCTGCTGTGGACGACGTCGACGTGGCTATCGCGATGACTGCTGCAGCAAGGGAACGGGCGCCACTTGCCTCTTATT TGCTATTTTGTTGATATTCTGCGTATTCTCCGTCACCGTGCTCGTTGGACTTTTCTACTTCATTCTGGGCATGACAACCTACACGGGTGCCTGTGCACCGCTGCGCGATCAGGAGAAGAACGACCTCTTCCGTCAGATCGATTCAGTGATTGATCTTAATCGTTATTTGCCACACAGTGAACGTGTGACGGAGACGCCACTGCCGCCGCTTCGCATCTCCAATGCCATTAAAGCTTGTCACGCCGACGAATCCATATTTGAGCTGATGCAAAAGAATAATCTCTACGACATTAATGAGTTGGAGCGCATTAAGGTGCTGCGTGATCCGCCAGAAAACAAAGTGCCCATCTTCAGGGCGGACTATAGTAACTTTAGTGTCTTCACCAAGGCGGAGAGAGAAGAATTGCAATCCGCGGCCAATAGCAACATGTCGCGCTACAAAGGAGCTATATTCCTTTCGCACATTTGCAAGACATTAACACCCGTCGATCTGCCGACAATGGCCAATCAACTGAGGCAACTGCGTTCAAGTCTGTGGAGTCAATGGGGCATTTATGATTGGGCCAGAACGGCGCTGGAGAATGAGGCCTTCAATCTAGAGAAAATCTATGATGAGTTCTACAATAAGATCATCACAGGCGTGACGAAAATAACTGAAACAGTAGCTCAAATCGATAAGCTAATATTGTACAACAATTTGCCATATGGCGAATCGATTTACTCGCTGCTCGAGGCAACAAGTCATTCTGAGAAGTTCTTAAAGGAGCGCGGTCAGCGATTTGTGAATGCCCTGATTGATAATGCAACCCTAACGGTCGAGGGTCAAATCGAATCATATGTCCAAATGCTAATTGCAGAGTGCAGCACAAACGTTGGCAAATGCGCACCATTAGCTTACATTTTCGATCGCAGTGTCGATCACATTTGCAAACGCATCGTCGATCCAATG AATGGTTTCTGGGTGGGCGTGTTGCTCTGTGGCGTGCTCTTCCTGCCTGTGCTCTTTGTGGCTCatcgtttgctttgcttgtaCAAGAAGATCGATCCGTATTCGGCGCCAGCTGTGGGCATTGTTGAGGGCGG CTGTCCCACCTGCACGGgggcaataacaataagacCGACGACTGCAGTGCGCAGTTTCATTGGCCAGGCAACTGAGTTCAGTGTGCGCAATGAAACTGGTCAGCATATTAACAGTGGTGTTGGAGGTgttggtggcggtggcggtggtaaTACTGGTGCCTTTATATTGCTGTTGACGGACGAGGGAACCGAATCGACCACAGATTCGAGTGAGAACAGCAAGCGAAAGCAGGATTAA